Genomic segment of Niallia taxi:
ATAGAGAATAATTCCACTAATCATCATATTAATCGTTCCATTCTTTATATCTTTCTAGGAAAAACGATAAATTTTTTATTTTTTCTTCAATATCGATTTGAAACTTCTCTAATTTCCTTTTACCTAGATTAGTGATTTTGTACATCCTTATTGGTTTATCTCGATCAGATACATCAAGATAAGACTCTACAGCACCTTCTTCCTCTAATTTTTTTAGTGTGCGATATAATATCGAACTATCAATTGGATTAATGGGAAGTTCTTCCTCACATTTTTGTAGGAGTTTCCCACCATAGTTATCGCCCTCTGTTAAAAACAGCAATAGAAATGCACCTGTATGTCTCCCTGTATGTTTCATAAATTATATACCTCCCTTTTATCAATAACATAGTACTGTTAATAACAGTATGCTGTAATTAACAGTTCTGTGTCAATTTTTTCTTTATTGAGAATTAAAAACTTTATTTGAAGTATGAAAAGGGGAAAGGGTTAGCCTCAATGAATTTACAAAGTTTTAACTGAGGTGGCAGCATTCCTGTATTAAATAAGAACTAGCTTATGGTAGAAACATGGCACGTTAGTGAAAGATAAATTGTTAAAAGTCCACCTGTATTAAATACCATTAATTTACAAACCGGATGGGGGATTATTGTACTTACTGTCTCGTTAACAATATATCAATAAAAAGGGCAGTGCCCTTTTTTTATTGCGATTTTTTCAATTGTTTACTATATATTTTTGTTGGTCTAACTGGGTGGCTCCTTTAATATAAGGTATCCCTTTTCATATTTTGCTAAAAGGGCAACATTCCTGTAATATCTGAAAATGTGGTTTGAAAGGAAAAAGACCTCTTGATAAGATAAATGTGTCCTGAGCTGGCCAGCAAAAAGGAACAATATATCTATTCGGAGGTCTCACCATGAATTATAACCAAAAACATAAAATAGCTTAAATTACACCTAAAACCTTAGTGATTGGTATTGGTATTGCCAAACATCATCACGTAGCTAGAGCGCAGGATTATCGTGAAATAGAGCTAGGTTCTACTTGTTTGTTTAATAATAATCATGAAGGATTCAGGACTTTTATTAATTGGATTAATCAAATAAAAGAGTCATGTGGAATGGAGTCTGTCATTACTAGAATGAAGCCAACAGGCCATTATTGGCTTAATTTACATATTCTAAAGGAGCAACAGATTAAGCTCGTAACAGTCAAGCATAGTAAGGAGCTAAACGATAACTCTCCAACTAAAAATAATGTCAAAGACGCAAAAGTCATTGCACAACTAGTCAAAGATTGTAGATACGTCGAACCAACGATCAGTTACATATCTTGTACCTGAATTACTTCCGGTGACACTGAGGAAATGCATAATTTTTGTAATAGTAAGTGTGAGATACAAAACATCGAAGTCTAGACTGCGGAACAATTGCTTCTTTCATCATAGGATGCTTTCTTGATGTAAGCCCGGAAGGTGTAGTATGTGTCTAAGTCTAAATTCATTGAAGAGGATCGTAAAAACAAGATAAAAAGGGGAGATTCATAAAATGTATATTTGGGAATGTATGAAATATTATACGTATTTAATGAATGATTTTATATGGTGTCCTATTTTATGTGCATAGTGTGGGTGGAAAATAGGAGTTGTTTTATGTGTGAGATTATTGTTACAAAATGCGTATATTGTGCAAGATGATTTACATTACAATATAAAGATAGAATATTCACTGGGTGTGAAATAAAAACACCCATAGTCATGAAGTGAACCAATTACATATAACAATTGACGTCCATTCATCTAGCTATGGGTGTTTTTCTTTTATATCTTAAATCGCTGAATTAATGATTGTAACTCTGTTGCTAAATTTGCTAGGGTAGTGGCGGATGCGGAGATTTCCTCCATTGATGCCACTTGTTCTTCTGTTGCAGCTGAAATATTACCTGTTTTTGATGCAGCATCTCCAGCCATGTGACTCACTTCCTGTACAGAGTCATTAATCATATTCGTATTGTCTTTTAATTGTTGTAAGGAACCAAATACTTCTTCAATTAAAAGAACTAATTCCCTTACCGAACTTTCAACATGTTTAAAGGATTCTCCCGCTTCATTCACGATAGATAACCCTGATTGTACGTCTGATGTCGCTGTATCCATGGAAGCAGAAGTGGTTTTTGTATCTTCTTGTATTTGAGCAATAAGTGTTGAGATTTGTTCCGCAGATTGAGAAGACTTTTCTGCTAATTTTCTTACTTCCTCTGCAACTACTGCAAACCCTTTTCCTTGCTCACCAGCTCTCGCCGCTTCTATAGCAGCATTTAAAGCTAATAAATTGGTCTGAGAAGAGATATCCGTAATAACTTTCGTAATATCTCCGATTTCATTCGTACGTGATTCTAAGGAACTTACGGATTTCGCTAGATTAATAACATTTAAATTAATAGAGTTCATTTGTTTAGTAGCTTCAATCATGCTTTCTGCACCTTTAGCGGATATCTTAGATGCTTCCTCTGCTGTTACGACTACTTTCTCTGCATGGTGTGTAATAGTAGTTGTGCTATCAGATATTTTGTTGATACCTTCGGAGCTAGAGCCAATTTGCTGCATTTGATTCTCAGAACCAGCTGCTAGTTCTTGGATGGTTTCAGATATGTGTTCACTAGCTCTCGTATTTTCTTCCGCACTTGCACTTAATTCTTCTGAAGAAGCCGCTAATTGTTGTGATGATTCATTAATCGTTTTGACTACTTCTCGTATACCTTCTGACATCCCGTTGAAACTCACTGCCAAGGAACCGATTTCATCTTTAGCATCGTAAGTAGACAGTTCGGTGAAATCGCCATTTTTTCCTTTTTCCATTAATACTTCTAATGTTTTTAGTGGCTTGGTAATCATTCTAGAAATATAAATACCTATAAAGACAGTCACTGCAATAGCTATGATCATGATAATAACAAATGTAATTAAGGCTTTTTGTGCTTCTTCTTTGTTCTCTTTTGCGATTATTTCTGCTGTGTCTAAGTTTATTTTTTGCAAGGCATTCAGTTTTTCATCAATAACTTGCTTTTTAGCTTTTACCTCCGTGTTATAGAGTTTAAAAGCCTCCTCATTTTTATTTTGCATTCCTAATTTAATTGCTGTTAATCTTGCTTCTCTAAAATCATCTAATATTTCATTGTAAGTTTCTAAAGCAGAATGTTCCTCATTGGATAAATCTAGTTTTTCTATTTTACTCTTATACAAATCTATTTCTTCTGTTGATGCGTTAAAAGCATCCATAATATTATTATTTTCTTCTTCACTCTTTGTATTGAATAATTCAAGAACATAAGCATCATTCTGAGTGTTGTTTAGTTGCATTTTAGCTATCCAAGTATTAGGAATAAGTCTATCTTTATACATAGCATTTGTATTCTTTGACATTTGTTGCAACCCATTAACTCCATAAATACCTACAATCAAAAGAAAAATACTACTAAGAATAATTAGTATGAATATTTTTTGCGATACTTTCCTGTTTTTCATAAAATTCATTTCACTATCTCCTTTAATATAATAACTTAGGCCATATGGCAATAATCTCTGTTTCATACTGTCACTTGGTGTGCTTGGTGCATGTGCCAGCATGACCTAAGCGTTTGGAGAGTATGTCCGTAGAAATGAACCAAAACCTTTCTATTGATTTATCGGTAGATTACCCTTGAAAAACAAATGGTAATATTACGCATTAAAGGGATTTTTTATAGGGGGTAAACAGGAGTTTACGCAGCTAATAAAAAAAGGACAAGCATTATAGCTGTCCAATATGTCGGGGTGACCTACTCTATGTAAAACATACATATCTGTAGTCGTTTCAAATATCAACCGAGTATCTTTGTTCACATATACTTCTTGATATGACGTGCTTTTTACAATGTGACACCGCAAAGAAGGTTTTTATTAATCCGTTTACAATTGATAGGGTAGTAACAATCGAGCTTTCATCACCTTCAAGAAGTAGAATGATCGGCATATAAACGAGGTACCCTTTAATTTTTGATTTCACGATGAAGGGGGAGCAATACTCTTTTGGTGTACGTTTATGAGATTGTTCTGGTTCACGAGTAAGTAAGGCTGCTTTATTCATTAAGTGATTATAAAAATCTGGTTTAGGAACGCACTTCGTTTTTTCTATATTTCGTCATCAGAGGGAGGAATGAATCCTGTCCGCATATTAGGCATAATATTATGTAGGGTACACGTAATCACCGGTGTTTACATTCGTTACATACGCAATGACCCCTTGGTAATAAGGAGATCTATCCATGGTCTTGCTCCTTTTCTAAATGTCTTTTTATTATATCGGATGAAATTGGGAAGGTTTTTGTACTTTATAAGGCATAGCGCATTGGCGATATGTCTAATAGGAATAAGTATGTAAACAAAAGGTTTTGTAATTGGAAAAACAATACCAAAGAAGGTGTTGTTATTTGTAATAATTTGGTACCTTAGTATTCTGGTACAAGATTTTTTACAATAGGGAGGAAATACAATGTTTTTTATGCCTTTTTATATGGGTATTACAGTCGGTCTCATCATTTACTTACTAGCATTTATTTTCAGAAAGAACAAAAAGTCAAGTATCGCACTAATCCCTGGATATATTGGTGTTATAGCAGGACTCGTACTATTTTTATATGGCTATATGTTTATCAGAGGATTTGAGGGAGCTGCATACTCCATGATGGGTGTTCCGATCCTCATTATTTCAATTATTTCTATCTTTAGTAAAAAACCAAAAACCGAACCCCATCAGCATTGAGAGTGATTCGTTATTTTTAATAAATTTATAATTTTATCTTATTCATCCTTCTTTCCAATGCAGTTATATTGTCTATCTTTTACCCTAGTAGATGGTTGCGTTAATAAAAAAAACAACGTGGATATACCGCGTTGTTTTTTGCGTAGTTAATTAAGCTTGGTTCCAGAAGTACATTGAGATAAGAGGAATAACACCTGTTACAAGAAGGATAAGGCTATTCCCGATAATCCCTGTTATTTTTAATGATTTAACTTTAGTCCCAATTCCAAGGAACAAGCCAAGTACAGGTAAACCAATACATAGCAGAATCATTACTGGACCAAAGAATAGGTCTCCGCCAGCCATTGAAACTACATACACTACTATTGGAATAATAAAGAAAATGATTGATAGAATTCCTGTTTTCATAATTTTTCCTTTCCACATTAATGTAAAATTATCACGTATTTAGAAAAGTTAAAAAATAGGAAAATAAGGATATATCTTAAAATAGGAATCCTTTTTATTTATACTTTATATTCCTTTCTCCCAGTATCTATTTATGCTGCTGCAGCTTTCCCCAGTATATGTTCCACTGC
This window contains:
- a CDS encoding PadR family transcriptional regulator, encoding MKHTGRHTGAFLLLFLTEGDNYGGKLLQKCEEELPINPIDSSILYRTLKKLEEEGAVESYLDVSDRDKPIRMYKITNLGKRKLEKFQIDIEEKIKNLSFFLERYKEWND
- a CDS encoding YesK family protein, encoding MFFMPFYMGITVGLIIYLLAFIFRKNKKSSIALIPGYIGVIAGLVLFLYGYMFIRGFEGAAYSMMGVPILIISIISIFSKKPKTEPHQH
- a CDS encoding methyl-accepting chemotaxis protein; translated protein: MNFMKNRKVSQKIFILIILSSIFLLIVGIYGVNGLQQMSKNTNAMYKDRLIPNTWIAKMQLNNTQNDAYVLELFNTKSEEENNNIMDAFNASTEEIDLYKSKIEKLDLSNEEHSALETYNEILDDFREARLTAIKLGMQNKNEEAFKLYNTEVKAKKQVIDEKLNALQKINLDTAEIIAKENKEEAQKALITFVIIMIIAIAVTVFIGIYISRMITKPLKTLEVLMEKGKNGDFTELSTYDAKDEIGSLAVSFNGMSEGIREVVKTINESSQQLAASSEELSASAEENTRASEHISETIQELAAGSENQMQQIGSSSEGINKISDSTTTITHHAEKVVVTAEEASKISAKGAESMIEATKQMNSINLNVINLAKSVSSLESRTNEIGDITKVITDISSQTNLLALNAAIEAARAGEQGKGFAVVAEEVRKLAEKSSQSAEQISTLIAQIQEDTKTTSASMDTATSDVQSGLSIVNEAGESFKHVESSVRELVLLIEEVFGSLQQLKDNTNMINDSVQEVSHMAGDAASKTGNISAATEEQVASMEEISASATTLANLATELQSLIQRFKI